One Candidatus Parvarchaeota archaeon genomic window, AAAGGTTGTCACAATGCAGGGGCTTTCAGTATCCCTTGCAAACTATTCCCTCTCAGGGGAATCGCAAAAGAAGCTGCATGACATGCAGTCCCAGTCTGTCAGGGAAATCGACACGGCAGTCATGCAGTACAAGAACAAAACGCTTGTGCGCGAGCCGGGGCGGACCCTCAAGGAGTCCCTTGAGGACAAGATTATGATGATTTCCTCGAAGGCCAGGGAGTCGGCAGGCTCTATTGTCGAAAAGGACCTGGGCCTTACAAACACGTCTGTCATCATGGCAAAAATCGGGGCCAGAGGCTCGCTTCTCAACGCAATCCAGATGGCTGCGATGCTTGGGCAGCAGGCGGTTCGAGGCAAGAGGGTCAAAAGAGGCTTCAAGGGCCGCACGCTTCCGCACTACAAAAGGCAGGACATCGGCGGCTCTGCAAGAGGCTATGTCATGGGCTCGTTCAGGTTCGGCCTTGACCCAAGGGATTTCTACCACCACTCAATGGGTGGCAGGGAGTCGCTTGTCAACACTGCCATCAGAACAGCACGCTCCGGCTACATGCAGCGCAGGCTCATAAACGCGCTGCAGGACCTTGTAGTCTCGCAGGACTTGTCTGTCCGCGATTCAAGGGGGGTAATAGTCCAGTATACTTTTGGCGGCGATGGCGCAGACCCGATGAAAACCATGTTTGCAAATGCAGAGGGCGACAGCCAGCCTCGCGAGGAGACTGACGTTTAGGCCTGGTGCAGGAACCAAAA contains:
- a CDS encoding DNA-directed RNA polymerase subunit A' (DNA-dependent RNA polymerase catalyzes the transcription of DNA into RNA using the four ribonucleoside triphosphates as substrates), coding for RQPSLHRCSIMCHEVKVLPGKTLRLNPSVNPPYNADFDGDEMNLHVIQSEEARVEAQKLMKVRDQIISPRHGRAIIKPQEDHVSGAFFLTRDGAEFTVAEASQLLAIAGITKLPKPDKGKNYSGKLLFSMMLPSDLNVHIAKSKLGESIVIKNGILLQGSIESKAFENEILEKIFHAHGSLAAARFIDTATRVAVKVVTMQGLSVSLANYSLSGESQKKLHDMQSQSVREIDTAVMQYKNKTLVREPGRTLKESLEDKIMMISSKARESAGSIVEKDLGLTNTSVIMAKIGARGSLLNAIQMAAMLGQQAVRGKRVKRGFKGRTLPHYKRQDIGGSARGYVMGSFRFGLDPRDFYHHSMGGRESLVNTAIRTARSGYMQRRLINALQDLVVSQDLSVRDSRGVIVQYTFGGDGADPMKTMFANAEGDSQPREETDV